In Chryseobacterium camelliae, one DNA window encodes the following:
- the bioD gene encoding dethiobiotin synthase, which translates to MEIFITGIGTEVGKTVCSAILTAYYKADYWKPVQSGDLHYTDSMKIREWAGEDVILHPETYRLQRAASPHQSAAEEGLSIRLSDFRLPETSHPLVIEGAGGLMVPLSDDALMIDLIAELNIPVALVIRNYLGCINHTLLSMAALAQCQIPIKHLILNGSFPPDTERIILHHTAKETSIIRIPDMENPDRESINNTAKKIIIENYEY; encoded by the coding sequence ATGGAAATTTTTATCACTGGAATCGGTACAGAAGTAGGCAAAACCGTCTGCTCTGCGATTCTTACGGCTTATTATAAGGCAGATTACTGGAAACCCGTACAATCCGGGGACCTCCATTACACCGACAGCATGAAAATCAGAGAATGGGCAGGAGAGGATGTGATCCTCCATCCTGAAACATACCGCTTACAACGGGCAGCATCTCCGCATCAGTCTGCAGCGGAAGAAGGACTGAGCATCCGCCTGAGTGATTTCAGGCTTCCGGAAACTTCACATCCCCTGGTCATAGAGGGGGCCGGTGGGCTCATGGTACCGCTTTCTGACGATGCCCTGATGATTGATCTTATCGCAGAACTGAATATTCCGGTAGCACTGGTCATCAGAAATTATCTGGGCTGTATCAATCATACGCTGTTGTCTATGGCGGCCTTAGCACAATGCCAGATCCCCATAAAACATCTGATTCTCAACGGATCTTTCCCTCCCGATACAGAACGGATCATTCTTCATCACACTGCCAAGGAGACGAGCATAATAAGAATCCCGGATATGGAAAATCCGGACAGAGAATCTATTAATAATACTGCAAAAAAAATAATTATTGAAAATTATGAATACTAA
- the pdxR gene encoding MocR-like pyridoxine biosynthesis transcription factor PdxR encodes MDSPVTVPYTSFINIDRKSNAPVYMQISNQLINAIQRGILPAGTKLPGTRSMSQLLTVHRNTIVAAYDELLAQGWIESVPNKGTFVHGSDPETQNPDINFQKNDLQRYPKTTGFTFKHSSILDNPFEKSGCDYIFNDGIPDIRLTQIDQHSRIYSSILKRKAHKINQYNHDGSEFFKENLSRYLNLSRGLPISKNNLLITRSTEMSIYIASQILLAEGDVVLVGELSYFSVNMIFQQSKVAIHRVPVDREGIDVGAVREICSRQKVRMLYLTPHHHYPTTVTLSAQRRLELLRLAATYGFIILEDDYDYDFHYDKSPILPLASADTSGMVIYIGSFGKSLAPGFRTGFIVAPENLMDEMRKYLGIIDRQGDILMEQVLGEMIAEGEIHRYLKKSVKVYRERKEAFTLLLEEYLGNYIQFEQPSGGLAIWAEWKAPVNLMQLSRLCAQNNLFIPKTLLYQNRNLTAMRLGFGNLNQQEMEHSVRILSECAADLI; translated from the coding sequence ATGGATAGTCCGGTTACCGTCCCTTATACCAGTTTCATTAATATAGACCGAAAATCTAATGCTCCCGTATATATGCAGATCAGCAACCAGCTGATCAATGCCATTCAAAGAGGGATTCTCCCGGCCGGTACCAAACTTCCCGGTACACGTTCGATGAGCCAGCTTCTTACGGTACATAGGAACACAATTGTTGCCGCTTATGATGAACTCCTGGCCCAGGGATGGATAGAAAGTGTGCCTAACAAAGGTACTTTCGTTCATGGAAGTGATCCGGAAACACAAAACCCCGACATAAATTTCCAAAAGAATGACCTTCAACGGTACCCTAAAACAACCGGGTTTACCTTTAAACATTCAAGTATCCTGGATAACCCATTTGAAAAGTCGGGATGTGACTACATTTTCAATGATGGTATTCCGGACATCAGGCTGACACAGATCGACCAGCATTCCAGGATTTACAGCTCTATCCTCAAACGCAAAGCCCATAAAATCAACCAGTATAATCATGACGGGAGTGAATTCTTCAAAGAAAACCTGTCAAGATACCTCAACCTTTCCAGGGGTCTTCCCATCAGTAAAAACAACCTGTTGATCACACGCAGTACAGAAATGAGCATCTATATCGCTTCTCAGATCCTGCTGGCTGAAGGTGATGTGGTACTCGTAGGGGAACTGAGTTATTTTTCTGTTAATATGATTTTCCAGCAGTCGAAAGTCGCCATACACCGTGTACCAGTGGACCGCGAAGGAATTGATGTGGGGGCTGTACGAGAAATCTGCAGCAGGCAAAAAGTGCGGATGCTCTACCTGACGCCCCATCACCATTATCCAACCACAGTTACATTGAGCGCACAGCGCAGGCTGGAGCTTCTCCGCCTTGCAGCAACTTACGGTTTCATAATTCTGGAAGACGATTACGATTATGATTTCCACTATGACAAATCCCCCATCCTGCCTCTGGCCAGTGCAGATACTTCCGGCATGGTCATTTACATCGGTTCATTCGGAAAATCTCTGGCACCAGGATTCCGTACGGGTTTCATCGTTGCACCGGAAAACCTGATGGATGAAATGCGCAAATACTTGGGTATTATAGACCGACAGGGTGACATCCTGATGGAACAGGTTTTAGGCGAAATGATAGCCGAAGGTGAGATTCACCGATACCTGAAAAAATCGGTTAAAGTATACCGGGAAAGGAAGGAGGCATTCACTTTGCTGCTGGAAGAATATTTAGGAAATTATATTCAATTTGAGCAGCCGTCCGGCGGATTAGCCATTTGGGCAGAATGGAAAGCCCCTGTTAACCTCATGCAGCTCAGCCGTCTTTGTGCACAGAATAATCTGTTTATTCCCAAAACGCTGCTTTACCAGAACAGGAATCTCACCGCTATGCGATTAGGTTTCGGCAATCTTAATCAACAGGAGATGGAGCACAGCGTGAGGATACTCTCAGAATGTGCGGCAGACCTGATCTGA
- the bioB gene encoding biotin synthase BioB has product MNTKPSLRNDWTKQEIEEIYHSPLLQLVYRAATVHREWHNPEEIQMSTLLSIKTGGCPEDCSYCGQAARYHTNIKVQALLSIESVLEHARKAKDSGSSRFCMAAAWREVRNNRDFDRVIDMVKGVNDLGLEVCCTLGMLTEEQAVRLQEAGLYAYNHNLDTSEQYYEEIISTRTFDNRINTINNVRKAGITVCSGGIIGLGETHADRISMLLTLANMPKHPESVPINALARVAGTPLEENPKVDTWEMVRMIATARIVMPSSMVRLSAGRIEMTEFEQAWCFMAGANSIFTGERETLLVTPNPGVSEDMQLLNTLGLKPMGKREEVRVD; this is encoded by the coding sequence ATGAATACTAAACCATCATTAAGAAACGACTGGACCAAACAAGAAATAGAGGAAATTTACCACTCACCGCTACTACAGCTGGTTTACCGCGCTGCTACAGTACACAGGGAATGGCATAATCCTGAAGAAATACAGATGTCTACCTTGCTGTCCATCAAAACCGGCGGATGTCCTGAAGACTGCTCCTACTGCGGACAGGCTGCAAGATACCATACCAATATCAAAGTCCAGGCACTGCTTTCTATTGAAAGCGTTTTAGAACATGCCAGAAAAGCAAAAGACAGCGGTTCATCACGCTTCTGTATGGCGGCTGCCTGGCGGGAAGTGCGCAACAACAGAGATTTCGACCGGGTTATAGATATGGTGAAAGGGGTGAATGACCTGGGTCTGGAAGTATGCTGTACATTAGGCATGCTCACGGAAGAGCAGGCAGTGAGGCTTCAGGAGGCGGGATTATACGCCTATAACCATAACCTGGACACTTCAGAACAATATTATGAAGAGATCATTTCTACCCGAACTTTTGATAACAGGATCAATACCATCAATAATGTACGGAAAGCGGGTATTACAGTCTGCTCAGGCGGGATTATAGGACTGGGGGAAACTCATGCCGACCGTATTTCCATGCTGCTGACACTGGCCAACATGCCAAAACATCCGGAATCTGTCCCGATTAATGCCCTGGCAAGGGTAGCAGGAACACCATTGGAAGAAAATCCTAAAGTGGATACCTGGGAAATGGTGCGTATGATTGCTACTGCACGCATTGTTATGCCGTCATCAATGGTGAGGCTTAGTGCCGGAAGGATCGAGATGACCGAATTTGAGCAGGCCTGGTGTTTCATGGCAGGAGCCAACTCCATATTTACAGGTGAAAGAGAAACCCTTCTGGTTACCCCGAATCCCGGAGTTTCGGAAGACATGCAACTGCTCAATACGCTGGGCCTGAAACCGATGGGAAAGCGGGAAGAGGTAAGAGTTGATTAA
- a CDS encoding ferritin-like domain-containing protein — MNILKLLDKLSDDQFFSTEATRLQTITKISSFGKKAAVAAVPLGLGTLLSTPAKAAETETTAASSTFLKSALTDALQLALVLEYLENEYYAIGLSTAGLIPNSDRTVFMQISKHESAHVNFLKSTLTSLGVTPGAKPTFDFTASGNFTPFTNYNQFLILAQAFEDTGVRAYKGQAGNVMSNKTVLQAALQIHSVEARHASQVRRMRANKGWIELANGGNMPSATNPVYSGEDNTNQAGYNTAAAFGAAAGSASFDEILTGSDAQAIASLFIV; from the coding sequence ATGAACATTCTTAAATTACTCGATAAGCTTTCTGACGATCAGTTTTTTTCTACAGAAGCTACCAGATTGCAAACCATAACAAAAATATCGTCATTCGGAAAGAAAGCAGCTGTCGCTGCCGTTCCGCTAGGACTGGGAACTTTACTGTCTACCCCTGCAAAAGCAGCAGAGACTGAAACCACAGCCGCTTCTTCAACATTCCTGAAATCTGCACTTACAGATGCCCTTCAGCTGGCATTGGTACTGGAATACCTGGAAAATGAATATTACGCCATCGGACTTTCCACAGCCGGACTGATCCCAAATTCGGACAGAACGGTTTTCATGCAGATTTCCAAGCATGAATCTGCCCACGTTAATTTCCTGAAAAGCACATTGACATCCCTTGGTGTAACTCCGGGTGCCAAACCTACCTTTGACTTTACGGCCAGTGGTAATTTTACACCTTTTACCAACTACAACCAGTTCCTGATTCTTGCACAGGCATTTGAAGATACTGGGGTAAGGGCCTACAAAGGCCAGGCTGGAAACGTGATGTCCAACAAAACGGTCTTACAGGCTGCGTTGCAGATCCATTCTGTAGAGGCCAGGCATGCATCCCAGGTAAGAAGAATGAGAGCCAACAAGGGCTGGATAGAACTTGCCAATGGAGGAAATATGCCTTCAGCAACCAACCCTGTGTACAGCGGTGAAGATAATACCAACCAGGCGGGTTACAATACCGCAGCAGCATTCGGAGCAGCAGCAGGTTCCGCTTCATTTGACGAAATACTCACTGGAAGTGACGCTCAGGCAATAGCATCTTTATTTATTGTCTGA
- a CDS encoding fasciclin domain-containing protein, translating into MNTRTKITALSMVALSFVFSGHVNAQMSKEKTVMVGGAPMYPSKNIIENAVNSKDHKTLVAAVKAAGLVETLQGAGPFTVLAPTDAAFAKLPKGTVETLVKPENKAMLTKILTYHVLPGKYSAKQIWAAVKAGNGKSMMKTVEGEELTFWTKGKDLYVKDAKGNSAKVTIADVNQSNGVIHVIDTVLMP; encoded by the coding sequence ATGAACACAAGAACAAAAATCACAGCTTTGAGCATGGTAGCATTATCATTCGTATTCAGCGGACATGTCAATGCTCAGATGTCAAAAGAAAAAACAGTAATGGTAGGTGGTGCTCCTATGTACCCTTCCAAGAATATTATTGAAAATGCGGTTAATTCCAAAGACCATAAAACATTGGTAGCAGCTGTAAAAGCCGCAGGATTGGTAGAAACTCTTCAGGGAGCCGGACCGTTCACCGTATTGGCACCAACGGATGCAGCATTTGCCAAACTTCCTAAAGGTACTGTAGAGACTTTGGTAAAGCCTGAAAACAAAGCAATGCTGACCAAAATCTTAACGTATCATGTTCTGCCAGGAAAATACAGCGCCAAGCAAATCTGGGCAGCCGTAAAAGCAGGAAACGGAAAAAGTATGATGAAGACGGTTGAAGGTGAAGAGCTTACTTTCTGGACTAAAGGCAAAGACCTGTATGTAAAGGATGCCAAAGGGAACAGTGCAAAAGTTACCATCGCTGATGTCAATCAGTCCAATGGTGTAATTCATGTTATAGATACGGTGTTGATGCCGTAA
- a CDS encoding chloride channel protein has product MNIHNRKKYLSFLKFKRDFQKYGLEKARSYELVLHWLSNRLSRNQFLILSGIIVGCTAGLAGVLLKTLVHDIHYFIVNKVHFEYQILFYIVFPFLGIVLTTMVVLTLFKGQDKKGIGAILYEIAQNSSIVSSVKMYSQIVQSAITVGLGGSAGLESPIAVTGAAIGSNYAQTYRLSYKERTLLLAAGATAGIASAFNAPIAGIMFAFEILLTGVVFTDFIPLVVAAVCGSLLSRILLQEDILFRFYTREAFNYKNVPYYLILGIVTGLYARYFVIISQRVEHFMKGLNMSRLRKAMVGGAILSLLCVLFPPLFGEGYETVKDFTNGDTISIIENSLFKYFDITDWTVIMFLLMIVLLKAFATSITIFSGGNGGNFAPSLFAGGTVGFLFAVICRKIGFEEVPVTNLILVGMAGAMSGVLYAPLTAIFLIAESSSGYDLFIPLMIVSVISYLIARWFSPISPELKSLADQGKIFTNEHDKNLLFSLRTEDFIDYHSQTVPENISVPELFVQLKEGDRNIFAVVDENRVLKGIFSIDDIRPYLFGNSDLLKNISQIMRAPAALISPESKPLEILQVFDTTGAWNLPVVDSNNVFIGFISKSSILMSYRQLLKEYSN; this is encoded by the coding sequence GTGAATATTCATAACAGGAAGAAATATCTGAGCTTTCTTAAATTTAAAAGAGATTTTCAAAAGTACGGACTGGAAAAGGCACGCAGTTATGAGCTTGTGCTGCACTGGCTGAGCAACCGGCTAAGCAGGAATCAGTTCCTGATCCTATCGGGGATCATTGTGGGATGTACTGCAGGACTTGCGGGCGTCCTGCTGAAAACGCTTGTTCATGATATCCATTATTTTATCGTTAATAAAGTACACTTTGAATATCAAATCCTGTTCTATATTGTCTTTCCTTTCCTTGGGATCGTACTCACCACAATGGTGGTGCTTACCCTGTTCAAAGGACAGGATAAGAAAGGCATCGGCGCGATCCTCTATGAGATTGCGCAGAATTCAAGCATTGTATCTTCGGTAAAAATGTATTCACAGATCGTACAGAGTGCCATAACAGTAGGGCTCGGTGGATCTGCCGGACTGGAAAGTCCGATTGCAGTTACGGGAGCTGCCATAGGTTCCAATTATGCACAAACTTACCGGCTAAGCTATAAAGAACGGACACTTCTGCTCGCAGCAGGTGCTACTGCGGGAATCGCTTCGGCATTCAATGCACCCATTGCAGGAATTATGTTCGCTTTTGAGATCCTGCTAACCGGTGTTGTTTTCACGGATTTCATTCCCCTGGTCGTTGCAGCAGTCTGCGGAAGCCTTTTATCAAGGATCCTTTTGCAGGAAGATATTCTTTTCAGGTTTTATACCCGCGAAGCTTTTAATTATAAAAATGTTCCGTATTATCTTATCCTGGGTATAGTTACCGGGCTTTATGCTCGCTATTTCGTAATCATCTCCCAAAGGGTCGAGCATTTTATGAAGGGATTGAATATGTCACGCCTCCGTAAAGCAATGGTAGGCGGTGCCATCCTTTCACTGCTTTGCGTGCTTTTTCCGCCACTTTTTGGGGAAGGATATGAAACGGTCAAGGATTTTACCAACGGCGATACGATTTCCATCATTGAAAACAGCCTGTTCAAGTATTTCGACATTACGGACTGGACCGTCATTATGTTCCTGCTGATGATCGTACTCCTGAAAGCTTTTGCCACATCAATCACCATTTTCAGCGGCGGAAACGGGGGGAATTTTGCACCCTCCTTATTTGCCGGAGGCACGGTAGGTTTCTTGTTTGCCGTGATCTGCCGTAAGATAGGGTTTGAGGAAGTTCCGGTAACCAATCTCATCCTTGTAGGCATGGCCGGTGCGATGAGCGGTGTATTGTATGCTCCGCTAACCGCTATTTTCCTGATTGCAGAGTCCAGCTCAGGGTATGATCTTTTTATCCCTCTCATGATTGTTTCCGTTATCTCCTATCTGATTGCCAGATGGTTCTCTCCTATCTCTCCGGAACTGAAATCTCTGGCCGACCAGGGAAAAATATTTACTAACGAGCATGATAAAAACCTACTGTTCTCACTTAGGACAGAGGATTTCATTGACTATCATTCCCAGACCGTACCGGAAAATATATCCGTACCAGAATTGTTTGTACAGCTTAAAGAAGGAGACCGTAATATTTTTGCGGTCGTTGATGAAAATCGTGTTTTAAAAGGCATCTTCAGCATTGATGATATCCGTCCGTATTTATTTGGAAACAGCGATCTTTTGAAAAACATCAGTCAGATCATGAGGGCTCCGGCTGCGCTGATAAGCCCGGAAAGCAAGCCGCTGGAAATATTACAGGTATTTGATACTACAGGAGCATGGAACCTTCCTGTAGTAGACAGCAACAATGTATTTATAGGATTTATCTCCAAATCATCAATCCTGATGAGTTACAGGCAGCTTTTGAAAGAATATTCTAACTGA
- a CDS encoding aminotransferase class I/II-fold pyridoxal phosphate-dependent enzyme translates to MLKRWQKELGKRIENGTFRTLNPKAEGIDFYSNDYLGFARSKDLRELILMEISQHPECLSGSTGSRLISGNTAYLTETEKYIARQHGFSSALLFSSGYQANLALYSSLPGRHDIIIADEQIHRSVHDGSRLSFAKKIRFRHNDTGHLEQILEQKPGNCLIAVESLYSMEGDLAPLEQIAALAENYGAGLIVDEAHAFGVFGHGLVGQYGLQDKVAAVVITYGKALGMHGAAVLSTDLIRNYLINFASPLIYTTSSPDVQWVSIKAAYNFFSENRHIQQALKDNIRVFRQQGLVTPSAADSPVQAVIIPDIERLKSLQKHLADLGFLTYAVYSPSVKEGTERLRICLHSFNTEAEIIRLCEIIRESA, encoded by the coding sequence ATGCTTAAACGTTGGCAGAAAGAACTTGGTAAAAGAATTGAAAACGGTACATTCAGGACGCTTAATCCTAAAGCTGAGGGCATTGATTTTTATTCCAATGATTACCTTGGTTTCGCACGCAGCAAAGATCTGCGAGAGCTCATCCTGATGGAAATCTCACAACATCCTGAATGCCTGTCAGGAAGTACGGGGTCAAGGCTGATCAGTGGAAATACAGCTTACCTCACCGAAACTGAAAAGTATATTGCCCGGCAACATGGCTTTTCATCCGCTTTGCTGTTTTCTTCCGGATACCAGGCTAACCTGGCGCTGTACTCTTCTCTGCCGGGCAGGCATGATATCATCATCGCGGATGAACAGATTCACCGTTCGGTCCATGACGGCTCCAGGCTTTCCTTTGCAAAAAAGATCAGATTCAGACATAATGATACCGGTCATTTAGAGCAAATATTAGAGCAAAAGCCGGGTAATTGCCTCATTGCAGTTGAGAGTTTATATTCAATGGAAGGAGATCTTGCACCCTTAGAACAGATAGCAGCCCTTGCGGAAAATTACGGAGCCGGCCTGATTGTGGATGAAGCGCATGCTTTCGGGGTATTCGGGCATGGATTGGTAGGACAATACGGGTTACAGGACAAAGTCGCAGCAGTTGTTATTACGTACGGAAAAGCTTTAGGAATGCATGGAGCCGCCGTGTTAAGTACCGATCTTATCAGGAATTATCTGATCAATTTCGCTTCACCGCTGATCTATACTACTTCATCCCCGGATGTACAGTGGGTGAGCATTAAAGCCGCTTACAATTTTTTTTCAGAGAATAGGCATATTCAGCAGGCGTTGAAAGACAACATCAGGGTATTCAGGCAGCAGGGATTGGTAACGCCGTCTGCGGCTGACAGTCCGGTACAGGCTGTCATTATTCCGGATATAGAACGACTGAAATCATTACAAAAACATCTGGCTGATTTAGGGTTCCTGACGTATGCTGTGTACAGCCCTTCGGTTAAAGAAGGCACGGAAAGGCTCAGGATATGCCTGCACAGCTTTAACACAGAAGCAGAAATCATCAGGCTTTGCGAAATAATACGGGAATCAGCATAA
- a CDS encoding DUF421 domain-containing protein, whose amino-acid sequence MQSLLLLQLNLKELLLGQEDWPFLIEIVLRTVIMFLAIIFGLRLLGKRGVKQLSVFELVVIIGLGSAAGDPMFYKEVGIVSSLVVFVVIIFLYSVITFFIAKSKNFEKVVEGKPMCLIKNGEFSIGDFRKENFGIDEFFAELRINNISHLGQVEEAIVEISGEISIFFYDPEETKYGLPIMPDSLDHPYTRVPSEGHYSCIFCGNTELKTAGDEIQCGKCGKDEWVQSSNKKRIS is encoded by the coding sequence ATGCAATCATTACTTCTTCTGCAGCTCAACTTAAAAGAGCTTTTACTCGGACAGGAGGACTGGCCTTTCCTGATTGAAATCGTATTGCGTACCGTCATCATGTTTCTCGCGATTATCTTTGGATTGAGGTTGCTGGGGAAAAGAGGGGTAAAGCAGCTGTCAGTTTTTGAGCTGGTGGTCATCATCGGCCTCGGCTCTGCCGCAGGCGATCCCATGTTCTACAAAGAAGTAGGAATTGTTTCATCCCTGGTCGTTTTTGTGGTGATCATCTTTTTATACAGCGTCATTACCTTTTTTATTGCTAAAAGCAAGAATTTTGAAAAAGTAGTGGAAGGTAAACCAATGTGCCTGATCAAAAATGGAGAGTTTTCCATCGGGGATTTCAGGAAGGAAAACTTTGGTATTGACGAATTTTTTGCTGAATTAAGAATCAATAATATTTCCCACCTGGGACAGGTGGAAGAAGCTATTGTAGAGATTTCTGGTGAAATCAGCATCTTTTTTTATGATCCTGAGGAAACAAAATATGGTCTTCCTATTATGCCAGATTCACTGGATCATCCGTATACACGTGTTCCGTCAGAAGGGCATTATTCCTGCATATTTTGCGGCAATACAGAGCTTAAGACTGCAGGAGACGAAATCCAATGCGGAAAATGCGGAAAAGATGAGTGGGTACAGTCCAGCAACAAAAAGAGGATCAGTTAG
- a CDS encoding ferritin-like domain-containing protein, protein MKKTISVSNQGATLDTGRRNFLKLSGIGLAMAGLTLVGCNDDDFEDMNGKVFDLGSGDVGVLNYAYALEQLEADFYTKVVNNFYSGISSVEKQVFTDLYNHEVIHRDFFKAAISGATSNVLPTLEFQYPNVNFNSRDSVLATAKALEDTGVAAYNGAGKYITNAAYLVIAGKIVSVEARHASAIRDLINPGTAAFSGDDVIDSNGLDLAKEPKDIVAVAGGFIKTPFTWIERGIM, encoded by the coding sequence ATGAAAAAAACGATCAGCGTGTCTAACCAGGGAGCAACTCTGGATACAGGCAGAAGAAACTTTTTAAAGCTCAGCGGTATAGGGCTTGCCATGGCAGGACTTACCTTGGTTGGCTGTAACGACGACGATTTCGAGGATATGAACGGAAAGGTTTTTGACCTTGGAAGCGGTGATGTAGGAGTACTGAACTATGCTTATGCTCTTGAACAGCTTGAAGCAGATTTTTATACTAAAGTAGTAAACAATTTCTATTCCGGCATTTCAAGTGTTGAAAAGCAGGTTTTCACGGATCTTTACAATCATGAAGTGATCCACAGGGATTTCTTCAAGGCTGCCATCAGCGGTGCGACATCCAATGTTCTTCCTACGCTTGAATTCCAGTATCCGAATGTAAACTTTAACAGCAGGGATTCTGTACTTGCTACAGCGAAGGCTCTGGAAGATACTGGTGTGGCTGCATACAACGGTGCCGGAAAATATATCACCAATGCAGCGTATCTGGTTATCGCAGGTAAAATAGTATCTGTAGAAGCAAGGCACGCATCAGCGATCAGGGACCTTATCAATCCTGGAACGGCAGCATTCTCCGGTGATGATGTCATTGATTCCAACGGACTGGATCTGGCGAAAGAACCAAAAGACATTGTTGCAGTAGCCGGCGGCTTCATAAAAACTCCTTTTACCTGGATAGAAAGAGGTATCATGTAA
- the bioA gene encoding adenosylmethionine--8-amino-7-oxononanoate transaminase, with the protein MLNLQQRDTAVIWHPYTQMKTAGKSIPITRGKGVYLYDEDGRKYIDAVSSWWVTLHGHAHPYIAQRVSEQLHTLEQVIFAGFTHEPAVKLAENLLALLPGNQKKAFYSDNGSTAVEVALKMCIQYAFNSGSRKKKIMAFRNAYHGDTFGAMSVSGRSTWTEPFGEMLFEVVFIDPPNPGNMKDILSQIESMANDTICLIYEPLVQGAAGMLMHNPEELSQLMKCCRMHGILLIQDEVFTGFGRTGKLFAADYLTEKPDIMCFSKGLTGGTMPMGITSCSEDIFNAFLSEDQHRTLFHGHSFTANPLACTAALASMELLLLEETQRQIRMITEKHARFAEVLKSHPLAEEVRQTGTVLAWNLASGQAASYFSNDRQKIYEAFLVRGIIMRPLGNIMYLVPPYCITEDKLEFLYRNILEVLDLFQGG; encoded by the coding sequence ATGCTCAATTTACAACAACGAGACACTGCCGTGATCTGGCATCCGTATACGCAAATGAAAACAGCCGGAAAAAGCATTCCCATTACCAGAGGAAAAGGAGTTTACCTGTATGACGAAGACGGAAGAAAATACATAGATGCCGTATCATCATGGTGGGTTACTCTGCATGGCCACGCGCACCCGTACATTGCCCAAAGGGTATCTGAACAACTGCATACGCTTGAACAGGTCATCTTTGCCGGCTTTACCCATGAACCGGCCGTGAAACTGGCGGAAAACCTGCTTGCTCTTCTGCCCGGAAATCAGAAAAAAGCCTTCTATTCGGATAATGGATCGACTGCCGTTGAGGTTGCCCTTAAAATGTGCATCCAGTATGCATTTAATTCGGGCAGCAGGAAGAAAAAAATCATGGCATTCCGGAATGCTTATCACGGGGACACCTTTGGAGCGATGTCCGTAAGCGGCAGGAGTACCTGGACAGAACCTTTCGGGGAGATGTTGTTTGAAGTGGTATTTATAGACCCGCCTAATCCCGGAAATATGAAGGATATCCTATCGCAGATTGAATCTATGGCTAATGATACCATATGCCTGATTTATGAACCTTTAGTGCAGGGAGCTGCCGGAATGCTTATGCACAATCCTGAAGAACTTTCACAGCTGATGAAATGCTGCAGGATGCATGGAATACTTCTGATCCAGGATGAAGTATTTACAGGTTTTGGAAGAACGGGAAAGCTCTTCGCAGCAGATTACCTTACGGAAAAACCTGACATCATGTGTTTTTCAAAAGGTCTTACCGGTGGCACGATGCCGATGGGGATCACCAGCTGCTCAGAAGACATCTTTAATGCTTTCCTTTCGGAAGACCAGCACAGGACCTTATTTCACGGCCATTCATTTACTGCCAATCCTTTGGCCTGTACCGCTGCGCTGGCAAGCATGGAGCTGTTGCTGCTGGAAGAAACACAAAGGCAAATCAGGATGATTACAGAGAAACATGCCCGGTTTGCAGAGGTGCTGAAAAGCCATCCGCTTGCTGAAGAAGTGAGGCAGACCGGTACTGTTTTAGCATGGAACCTCGCATCCGGCCAGGCGGCTTCTTATTTCAGTAATGACAGGCAAAAGATTTATGAAGCATTTCTGGTAAGAGGCATTATCATGCGTCCGCTGGGAAATATCATGTATCTGGTACCTCCGTATTGCATTACTGAGGACAAACTGGAATTTTTATATCGGAATATCCTTGAAGTGCTTGACCTGTTCCAGGGTGGTTAA